The DNA sequence TTAATCACCGATTTCTTGCCGATTCCTGTACTTTTTATGCTCGGCTTTGCAATTGCGTTAATTATCAACTATCCAAAACTGCAAGTACAAGCTGATTTAGTGAAACGCCATGCAGGCAACATTTTAGCAGTAGTCAGTTTAGTGTTTGCGTCTGGTGTATTCACAGGTGTAATGAGCGGAACGAAAATGGTAGACCATATGGCAAGTGCACTTGTGCATATTGTTCCGGATGCAATGGGAAATCATTTTGCATTGCTGACTGCACTTTTGAGCATGCCTTTCACATACTTTATGGCAAATGATCCGTTCTACTATGGTATCTTGCCGATTCTTGCGGAATCTGCACAACAATTCGGAGTAACTAAAGCCATGATGGCCAGAGCCTCTATCTTAGGTCAGCCGGTACATGTATTAAGTCCGTTATATGCGGCAGGTTATTTACTTGTCGGTATGATTGGTATTGATTACGGTACAAACCAAAAAATGGTATTAAAATGGGCTGTCGGTTCTTCTTTATGCATGATTATTGTTGCGTGTATCATTGGTGTGCTGGCGTTTTAATCAACTCAATAAATCAAAATGTTTTACGTGAAACTTTAAACACTTCAGGAAACTGAGGTGTTTTTTTATGTGTCATTTGAAAATTTACAGTTTCTTAAAACTGTTATTGTAGAAAACTTTCTGAAAGTTGAATATAATTGAGTTGCAAAAGTTTTGTCGGGGGATAGAATATGAAGAAAATCTGTACAACATGTAAAAATAAATTGAACTCAAATGAAAAATATTGTACAAACTGCGGAACAGCGGCATCGCACAATCAATTTTCTCGTTCGGATATCTTGCATTATAAACAAGATAACAGCAACTTGAAGACATTCGTATGGTGCAGTGTACTCGTTGTGGTATTCTTAGCTCTGATTGCAGGCTTAATCTATTGGTTTTTCGTATTTTGTTCAAACCAGATCGGACAAGCACAGCCGAAAGCATCTGCTTTGCCGAAAACACATAAGGTTAATGTAGATGTGAACTCAGCGCAATTCAGCCAAGGTTATATGCATACACCTAATACAGAGGGTTATGAAGGATTTGAACTAGGCGAAACTAAAAATGGAATAGAGAAAGAATACGGCATCTCTGAAGGTACGAAGACAATTGATGGGAAGAAAGCAGAATTATACGGTGATATTGGTATCAGCTACAATAAGGACAATAAAGTCAATCATGTGTATGTGGTTCCGGATAAAATGACTAAAGATGCATTTACGGATTTCCACAACGCTCCAGATGAAATTTCGAACGGCATTTGGTATTACGATTTAGATAAGTCCAACGGTTTTACTATCAAAGCCTATACATCTAAGCACCACATAGAAGCCATCGAAAACATCACGCAAAGATAACAATAGAGAGAATAAATCAATCATATCAGCGCCTTGAACACAGAACAGTTCGAGGTGCTTTTATTATGACAGGTCAGACTTCCGTTTGTCTGAAGGAAGTGCGTAGGGTGTCTTAACCAAACTCTTTCTATCCCATTTACTCAATTAATTAATACATTCTATTTCGTACAAATGATTAATTAATTGTAAATTTAAAATAAACCATACTATTTAGATAAGTATTTTGGTAAACTAATTTATTGTATAGATGAATTGCATTAGGAAATTTGTAGTAAAGTGTGGGAAGTGTATGAAAAAGAAAATATACATAGTCATAGGGTTTGTGCTGATGAGTATTTTAACTTTTGCATCACCACTCTACGCAATCACACAACCCTTGCCGGAATTGAATCGAGACCACTTATTTATTCAAGATCATGCCCATCTGTTAAGTGATGATGAAATTAAAGAAATGAATGACTTGGGTAAAAAGCTTGAACGAGAAACAGGTATTGAAATGTTGATGGTTACTATGGAACAAGTAGAAGAACCTAGACGTGATTATGCGCTGCGTTTATTACGCGGATATGGTGTAGGGAAGAAAGACATTAATAACGGGATAGTGATATTTTTAACTTTAGATGAGAAAAATGGTGCATTAGACCGAGGGGTAGAAATTCAAATCGGCTATGGTTTGGAAGGCTATTTCACGGATGCCAGGGTGGGGGCTATTATAGATGATTATGGTCTTCAAGATTTTAAGAAAGGCAACTATAACACAGGTCTTAAGAATATTTATCGTGCCATGTATGATAAAAGCCAAACCGGCTATAAACATACTGATAAAAACGAACCGCTCTCTGATAGTATCGCGGCTAAATGGCATTTTTTAACACAGCGCAGTTCCAGTTTTTATTGGGGACGTATTAAAGAGTTGCTGCTGTTTTTCCTTTTGGGTATTCTTTATCCATTATTTGTAGGTATTTTAACTATAAAAGATGATGATGATCACAAAGGCGGCAAAAGCGGAGGCGGACGCCCATCTGATACGAACTATTATGGAGGCTTTGGAAGTATTGGTGATACAGGGACTTCAGCTGGTTATTCATCCGGTTCATCTGGCGGATTCTCTGGAGGCGGCGGCTTTGGCACGGTTCCGGCGGCGGAGGAGGTGCTGGCCGTGGTTTCTAAAAATATATTGAGAGTGCTCATGATCACGTTGGTGTTAGGGTTGGGAACAACGTATATCGCTAGCAGTGAAACAGAGTATAAACCATTACCGATGCTTAATGAAGACCATATTTATGTACAAGATAATGCACATATTTTGACTAGAGATCAAATTAATCATCTTCAAAAGCATTCAAGTGAAAATAGGTATAACTATGATTTGATGGTTGTGACAGAGAAAGATTTAGAAGGCAGCAAGCCTGAAAAATATGCTAAGCGTATTTATGAAGCTTATCAATTAGGTCTCTACCATTCTGGTGATTCTACCGAACCGATTAATGCTGCGGTTATTCTATTTAACGAAGCATCACCTGATTCGATCACAATTTATGCTGACCAGCAGCTTAAACATTATTTTACAAAGCGTAAAACCAAAGCACTGGTTAAGCAG is a window from the Staphylococcus sp. IVB6181 genome containing:
- a CDS encoding zinc ribbon domain-containing protein, whose protein sequence is MKKICTTCKNKLNSNEKYCTNCGTAASHNQFSRSDILHYKQDNSNLKTFVWCSVLVVVFLALIAGLIYWFFVFCSNQIGQAQPKASALPKTHKVNVDVNSAQFSQGYMHTPNTEGYEGFELGETKNGIEKEYGISEGTKTIDGKKAELYGDIGISYNKDNKVNHVYVVPDKMTKDAFTDFHNAPDEISNGIWYYDLDKSNGFTIKAYTSKHHIEAIENITQR
- a CDS encoding TPM domain-containing protein, whose protein sequence is MKKKIYIVIGFVLMSILTFASPLYAITQPLPELNRDHLFIQDHAHLLSDDEIKEMNDLGKKLERETGIEMLMVTMEQVEEPRRDYALRLLRGYGVGKKDINNGIVIFLTLDEKNGALDRGVEIQIGYGLEGYFTDARVGAIIDDYGLQDFKKGNYNTGLKNIYRAMYDKSQTGYKHTDKNEPLSDSIAAKWHFLTQRSSSFYWGRIKELLLFFLLGILYPLFVGILTIKDDDDHKGGKSGGGRPSDTNYYGGFGSIGDTGTSAGYSSGSSGGFSGGGGFGTVPAAEEVLAVVSKNILRVLMITLVLGLGTTYIASSETEYKPLPMLNEDHIYVQDNAHILTRDQINHLQKHSSENRYNYDLMVVTEKDLEGSKPEKYAKRIYEAYQLGLYHSGDSTEPINAAVILFNEASPDSITIYADQQLKHYFTKRKTKALVKQTAEEAFENKQYGQGLVRLYDKVEEEIPVGIDKAEEKGHTLPKFEYRNEPTASEKLSAAFWGFIRNGTWFGAITGTLILLTSFLSSGKGKEKEEKQDTHSRLKRMRKLSKKRAKLREKRNEERKESGKLHGSDKKYSNSMRNYK